The stretch of DNA TAGAGTATATCGCACTCAACACTGATGCCCAGGCCTTGAAGAACAGTATGGCCGATGTCACCATCCAGGTAGGCGCCAACCTTACCAATGGACTCGGAGCCGGTGCCCGTCCTGAAATTGGCCGGGAAGCGGTAGAAGAAAATCGACACGAAATTGAAGAGGCTATAGAAGGCGCCGATATGGTGTTTGTTACGGCCGGCATGGGCGGCGGTACTGGTACCGGCGGCGCTCCCGTGGTTTCGGGCATCGCCAAACGAAAAGGGATTTTGACAGTCGGTATTGTCACTACCCCCTTTGACTGCGAAGGGCCCAAACGGATGAAATATGCCCTCGAAGGAATTACCGAACTCAAGAAAAACAGCGATACGGTTATCGTTATTCCCAACGAGCGGCTTATGGATATCGCGGATGCAGAGACCACCCTGCTCGAGGCTTTTGATCAGGCCAACCAGGTACTATACAATGCTACTCGTGGTATTTCGGATCTCATTCTGATGCCCGGCCTCATTAACCTTGACTTTGCTGACGTACGCACCACTATGCTTGACGGGGGTGCAGCTATTATGGGATCAGCAAGCGCCACGGGCGAAGACCGTGCCGAAATTGCGGCCCGCGAAGCCATCAACTCACCCCTGCTCGACGGTGTGAGCATCCGCGGCGCACGTAATGTATTGGTCAATATTTCTTCGGGCGCCAACCTGGGAATGCAAGAAACCAATACAGCTACCAGCATCATCCAGCAAGAAGCCGGCGAAGATGCAGAAATCATCCTCGGTACTGTGCTTGATGAAAGCTTTGACGAAGACCTACGCGTTACGGTTATTGCCACTGGCTTTGATCTGGCCGAAAACAACGAAAACGGCAGCAGTGTCGCTCCGAATGAGAAAGAAACCGAAACCAAAGGTGATGATCTGGAGATGCCCAAAGCCGGTGACGTTACCGGACACAGCCGGTATTCTTCAACAGACGATCCATTTTATAAAGGAGAAAAAAATCTCAAACAGATGGATCAACCAGCCTTCCATCGCCGTGGACTAAAAAATGTACAATCGCTCAACAAAAACGAAGAGGAGGAAGAAGACGATATGCAGGCCGAGCAGCAAAAGAGCGATGAACTGCTCAATGACCGCAAAGAGCGCATCGATAAGTCTGATTCGGATCAACCGGCCTTCCTGCGTAAAATTATGGATTAAAAACTTGATTGCTTTGTATTAAAAGCTGATTCACAATCAGTGACATTTATTCCGCTATAATGCGGATTTGATTGCTAGTTGAGAAAGGAGTCTCCTGATCGGGACTCCTTTTTTTATGATTGGTATCTATTTATAACATTTAGTCAGCAGTATCGTATATACAAACTGTTTTCCTATCTGAAACAATTTTTGTAATGTTATCAAATCAGTTTGTTCAATTGTTAATCAACGGTTTTATGATGCGACTCACTCGATTTTCTTTACTTTCGGTTCTTCTTTTTTTGGCTTTGAATACTTGCCTCTTCGCGCAAAAACAAAAACTCGAACCTGAAGATTACGACCAGTGGCAATCTATCTCTACTACCGAAATATCGGCCAATGGACAATGGTTTGCCTATAACATCAGTCTGGTGGATGGTGATGGTTGGCTCATTATTAAACAAGTAGGGGCCGACAGTACTGAAGACCACAAATTTATGCATGGTATTCGCCCAAAATTCTCCCCAAACAATAAATGGTCAGCATTTCAGATCGGCGTCTCGGAAGAGAAAAAGAAAAAACTGAAGAAACAAAAGAAGAAAGTCCGTCTAAAGCTGGGATTAATGAACCTGGAAGAGAGCAAAGTAGATACCTTTAAAAACGTACAAAGCTACAGTTTTTCGGATAATGGCCGCTGGCTAGCCATGAAAAAATACAAGGCTGAAGGCGTAAAGACAGAAGGAACCGACCTCATTCTCCGCAACCTGCAGCATGGCACCAATCAGCTAATCGGTAACGTTTCGGACTATGCCTTTAACGACGATGGTTCTAAGCTGGCTGTACTACTCGATGCAAATGAAAAGCTCGGTAACGGTGCGCACTTGTATAATCTGAAATCCGGTAAAATTACAGTGCTGGATAGTAAAAGTACGACATATAAAAAGCTCAAATGGAACGAAGATGGTACTGCCCTGGCCTTTTTAAAGGAACAAGAAAATGAGGCCTTCAAAGATCCCACGCATCATATCATGGCGTTTAAGGATCTTAACCAGTCCCCCAAAAAATTTGTGTTTGACCAGCAGAAAATAAACTCATTTCCGCAGACACATCGCGTAGTCGATTATCGAAATCTCGAATGGTCAGAAGATGGCAATACCGTTTTCTTCGGCATCAAAGAATGGGAAAAGAAAAAGGATAAATCAGCTGAATCTGACTCGACTAAGAAAAAGTCCGATGATGATCTGGATCCCTCGAATGTAGAAGTTTGGCACTGGCAAGATGATGATATCCAGCCCAAACAGAAAGTGATGAAAAACCAGTTGAAACAAAAAAATGATCTTTCGGCCTGGCATCTGGATAAGCAATCATTCGTGCGGATAGGTACCAAACAGTTTGATCAGGTCCAGCTCACTGGCAACCAACAATACGCCGTAGCCTACGATCCCCACCCCTATGAACCACAGTTTGAAGAAGAATGGCGGGATGTATATTTGGTGGATGTAACCACAGGTGAAACCCAGCAAGTTTTAGAACAGCACGAATATGTACAAACTTCACCTGACGGCAGCTACTTGTTGTATTTCAAAGATCAAAACTGGTGGACGTATGATATTAAAAACGATCAGCACAGAAACATCACCGAAGATATCGACACCCGCTTTGAAAACTTTACCAACGTAAACGGACGCGAACACCGGCGCCCCTTTGGTGCGGGCGAATGGTCGGAAGAAGACGACTGGGTACTGCTCTATGATCGATATAATGTTTATCAGGTATGGGCAGACGGCAACAATACCAAGCAGCTTACCAATGGAAATTCTGATAAGATTCGCTATCGCCAGCGTCGGTTTAACTACGATGGCGAAGGCATTGAAGACAATGACAATATTTACTTTTCGATGTACGGCGATGAAACCAAAGACCGCGGCTATGCACGTTTAAATAATAACGGCTCTACCCAAACACTGGTCTATGAGTCAAAAATGTATAGCCGGCTGGCAAAAGCTGATTCTACGCAAAAATTTGTCTATCAGGTAGAAACAGCTACTGATTCACCTGATTTTTTCCATGTGGATTCGAATTTCAGCAACCCTACTCGACTCACCTATACCAACCCTCAGCAGGATGACTATTACTGGGCGGATGACCAGCTTGTTACCTTTACCAATAAAAACGGGCAAAAGTTAGAGGGACGGCTGCTGTATCCTGCCAACTACGATCCAGACAAGAAGTATCCGATGATCACCTACATCTATGAGGACCGTTCACAGACGCTTCACAATTACAGCATTCCCACCAAAAAAAGCCCGTATAACTTCCGGCGTTATTCTTCGGAAGGCTATTTCGTATTTCAACCGGATATCACCTATGAGCTAAGCGATCCTGGCATATCAGCGGTAGAAAGTGTAGTTCCGGCCGTGCAAAAAGTTATTGATACCGGAATGATTAACAAAGATCAGATTGGACTCACAGGTCACTCGTGGGGTGCATACCAAACTACCTTTATTGTTACGCAAACTGATCTGTTTAACTCGGCTGTGGCCGGTGCTCCACTAACAAACATGATTAGTATGTACAATTCTATCTACTGGAATACCGGTACTACAGATGCTAATATTTTCGAGACTAGTCAGGGACGCTTTCCCGATCCGTGGTGGAAAGACTGGGATAACTTTATAGAAAATTCACCTATCTTTAACATGCAGCAAATGAATACCCCACTGTTGGTTGAATTCGGTACTGATGATGGCGCCGTAGATTTTAATCAGGGTGTGGAACTGTATAATACTATGCGACGTATGCAAAATCCTTTTGTAATGCTCGTTTATGAAGGTGAAAACCACGGACTGGCACGCGAGGAAAATCAGATTGATTACGCCACCCGCGCCTTTGAATGGCATGAACATTACCTGTTGGGCAAAGAAGCACCAGCATGGATTACCGATGGGCTTCCCTTTTTAGAACGACCGGCAATAGAAGAAAAAGAGGAAAAATAATTCCACAGTGGATAATAAGCCATATACGATAACACCTCCCAGCCGGCTAAAGTACATGCAATGGCTAGCCTATCTGGGAATTCTCCTGGCCCTGGCCTATGTTTATTTGTCATTTGAAAGCTATCAAGAAAATGGCTGGGAGTTTGAAACAATCGTTAATCTAATATGTGTCATTGCCTGGCTTGTTATAAGCTATACCAATATAAACAATGCAACATCTGTTGAGGAAATAAAACTTTTTGAGAATGGCATTACATTTACTGAAAATAAAAAAGAGGAATCTATATTCTGGGACGAAATAAAGTCTATTAACATGACCAATAACGCGCTTTTTCTAACCCTTGACAGCAAAAAACAGAAAGAGCTTTATATCGGTTACCTAGAATACAAACAGCTACAAGAAGCTAAGCAAAAGTTACGCTTATTCAGTGATGAACATCAGATCACATTTTCATCCAAGTATTAGTTTACTTGAATTTGATATCTAAAAGGGACAAAGATTAAAGTTTTTAAAAAACATCAGTCAGTAACTTTACCGCCATCCCAATGGCTAATACTGCAAAGGCAAACTGTAGATAGCGTCTGTTAATTTTTAGGTTAAACAGTGCGCCAGCAAACCCACCAAGCAAACCACCCAATGCTAACGGAAGGGCTGCACCAAAATCCACATAGCCCCAGTGAAATGCCGTTAGTGTATCTATGTCTCTTCCTGTTAAGCCGAGTTGTATCCATCCCGAAAATGAGATGACCACAATAGCCAGCGATGAAATACTTACCGTCCGGGCAAAAGGTTTGTAATACCATAGATTGAGCAGCGGAACCATCACGCCTCCACCCCCGATGCCTCCGAGTGCTGCAACAAATCCGCCAAGCCCGCCCGATACTAATGACTGTCCCATACTCAACGGGTTATTATTCTGCTGCATATGCTTCTGCTTTTTGGATCCTCTGCTATAAAACATAAAAGCTACATACATCAGCAAGAGACTAAAGAAAATTACAAATACCTGCTCGCTGTAGTATGGAGAAGTAATCACCTGCTTACCAGCGAAAACACCCACAGCTCCCATTACCCCCACTTTGATGCCCTCTGACCAGAAAAAGTTCTGCTGTTGAAATTGTCGCACCGAGCTACCCAAAGAGGCTACAAAAGTGCAAAATAAGGAACTGCCGATTGTCAAAACCACAGGATCGGAAATCTCGCCATCACTAAATACCACAAAAAGTATGGGCGTGAAAAGGATACCACCGCCAAGCCCAAACAGTCCGGCAATGATTCCAGCAATAATTCCC from Fodinibius salinus encodes:
- a CDS encoding sulfite exporter TauE/SafE family protein; translation: MIEIVTLFLLGIIAGIIAGLFGLGGGILFTPILFVVFSDGEISDPVVLTIGSSLFCTFVASLGSSVRQFQQQNFFWSEGIKVGVMGAVGVFAGKQVITSPYYSEQVFVIFFSLLLMYVAFMFYSRGSKKQKHMQQNNNPLSMGQSLVSGGLGGFVAALGGIGGGGVMVPLLNLWYYKPFARTVSISSLAIVVISFSGWIQLGLTGRDIDTLTAFHWGYVDFGAALPLALGGLLGGFAGALFNLKINRRYLQFAFAVLAIGMAVKLLTDVF
- the ftsZ gene encoding cell division protein FtsZ — its product is MSNLNSRFSFDIDGQDNAKIKVVGVGGGGGNAVNNMIHKGLTSVEYIALNTDAQALKNSMADVTIQVGANLTNGLGAGARPEIGREAVEENRHEIEEAIEGADMVFVTAGMGGGTGTGGAPVVSGIAKRKGILTVGIVTTPFDCEGPKRMKYALEGITELKKNSDTVIVIPNERLMDIADAETTLLEAFDQANQVLYNATRGISDLILMPGLINLDFADVRTTMLDGGAAIMGSASATGEDRAEIAAREAINSPLLDGVSIRGARNVLVNISSGANLGMQETNTATSIIQQEAGEDAEIILGTVLDESFDEDLRVTVIATGFDLAENNENGSSVAPNEKETETKGDDLEMPKAGDVTGHSRYSSTDDPFYKGEKNLKQMDQPAFHRRGLKNVQSLNKNEEEEEDDMQAEQQKSDELLNDRKERIDKSDSDQPAFLRKIMD
- a CDS encoding alpha/beta hydrolase family protein: MMRLTRFSLLSVLLFLALNTCLFAQKQKLEPEDYDQWQSISTTEISANGQWFAYNISLVDGDGWLIIKQVGADSTEDHKFMHGIRPKFSPNNKWSAFQIGVSEEKKKKLKKQKKKVRLKLGLMNLEESKVDTFKNVQSYSFSDNGRWLAMKKYKAEGVKTEGTDLILRNLQHGTNQLIGNVSDYAFNDDGSKLAVLLDANEKLGNGAHLYNLKSGKITVLDSKSTTYKKLKWNEDGTALAFLKEQENEAFKDPTHHIMAFKDLNQSPKKFVFDQQKINSFPQTHRVVDYRNLEWSEDGNTVFFGIKEWEKKKDKSAESDSTKKKSDDDLDPSNVEVWHWQDDDIQPKQKVMKNQLKQKNDLSAWHLDKQSFVRIGTKQFDQVQLTGNQQYAVAYDPHPYEPQFEEEWRDVYLVDVTTGETQQVLEQHEYVQTSPDGSYLLYFKDQNWWTYDIKNDQHRNITEDIDTRFENFTNVNGREHRRPFGAGEWSEEDDWVLLYDRYNVYQVWADGNNTKQLTNGNSDKIRYRQRRFNYDGEGIEDNDNIYFSMYGDETKDRGYARLNNNGSTQTLVYESKMYSRLAKADSTQKFVYQVETATDSPDFFHVDSNFSNPTRLTYTNPQQDDYYWADDQLVTFTNKNGQKLEGRLLYPANYDPDKKYPMITYIYEDRSQTLHNYSIPTKKSPYNFRRYSSEGYFVFQPDITYELSDPGISAVESVVPAVQKVIDTGMINKDQIGLTGHSWGAYQTTFIVTQTDLFNSAVAGAPLTNMISMYNSIYWNTGTTDANIFETSQGRFPDPWWKDWDNFIENSPIFNMQQMNTPLLVEFGTDDGAVDFNQGVELYNTMRRMQNPFVMLVYEGENHGLAREENQIDYATRAFEWHEHYLLGKEAPAWITDGLPFLERPAIEEKEEK